One genomic window of Spirochaetae bacterium HGW-Spirochaetae-1 includes the following:
- a CDS encoding ketopantoate reductase family protein — MKTLIIGTGVIGSTYGWQLHEAGYDITHYVKKTKKEDLIRTGLVINCMDMRERRTAEITVTYRPAFIDDFSPADGFELIIVPVNTYQVSSLLPLLRERAGNAHILFFQNIWDGIGEIENYLNPEQYLFGYPFKAGGGRNGNEIQSIIFGEALSATMIGETDGRITSRLKNISAMMRRARMKPRITKKIIPYLKTHYVWAGASLGAYMKAGSWDRFTTDGQCIRESYLAMREGFEICKKMGINPGTVSPSCLFYLPLFLLVPYTMHAYNTEGMRKMFEGHVAHSPEEMRVIYHDILEAGKREGIDMPVYRGFSKYVNEYLASLKETI; from the coding sequence ATGAAAACTCTCATAATCGGTACCGGCGTAATTGGAAGCACCTATGGTTGGCAGCTCCATGAGGCGGGATATGACATCACCCATTATGTCAAAAAGACAAAGAAAGAAGACCTGATCCGAACAGGACTCGTAATTAACTGCATGGATATGCGGGAAAGACGGACTGCCGAAATTACTGTCACCTACCGGCCGGCATTTATCGATGATTTTTCCCCTGCCGACGGTTTCGAGCTCATTATTGTACCGGTCAACACTTATCAGGTCTCATCACTGCTTCCATTGCTCAGGGAGAGGGCCGGGAACGCCCATATTCTTTTCTTTCAGAACATATGGGACGGCATCGGAGAAATTGAGAATTACCTGAACCCGGAACAATATTTATTCGGCTATCCCTTTAAGGCAGGAGGGGGGAGAAATGGTAATGAAATACAGTCCATCATTTTCGGCGAAGCCCTCTCGGCCACCATGATAGGGGAAACGGACGGGCGTATCACGTCCCGCTTAAAAAACATCTCGGCAATGATGCGAAGAGCCCGCATGAAACCCAGGATTACGAAAAAAATTATCCCCTATCTGAAAACTCATTATGTTTGGGCAGGCGCCAGTCTGGGCGCATACATGAAGGCAGGGTCCTGGGACCGTTTCACTACGGACGGACAGTGCATACGGGAATCCTATCTGGCCATGCGGGAAGGATTTGAAATATGTAAGAAAATGGGGATCAATCCCGGAACAGTATCACCGTCATGCCTGTTCTATCTTCCCCTTTTTCTTCTTGTGCCCTACACTATGCACGCCTATAATACGGAAGGCATGCGAAAAATGTTCGAAGGTCATGTAGCACATTCACCCGAAGAAATGAGAGTCATCTACCATGACATCCTGGAAGCAGGCAAACGGGAAGGTATCGACATGCCCGTATATAGGGGATTCAGCAAGTATGTAAATGAATACCTTGCATCACTAAAAGAAACAATTTAA
- a CDS encoding ATPase yields the protein MNYTENDIKNIKGLSEEEAAERLKIHGYNELPSAKKRSVFRIILEIFREPMFLLLVACGAIYLVLGDVEEALMLLGFVFVVMGITIYQENKTENALEALKDLSSPRALVIRNGIEKRIAGREVVEGDIIIVREGDRVPADSILLWGINITADESLLTGESVPVRKHPSPDEECGSMRPGGDDLPCIFSGSLVVQGQGVARVLSTGINTEIGKIGKALRSIESEKTVLQKETGKIVKTVFIIAAILCTIIVTVYGLTRGDWLQGILSGITLAMAMLPEEFPVVLTIFLAMGAWRISKKEVLTRRIAAVETLGSATVLCVDKTGTLTQNRMSIKKLHCKGTFLDVQENINMPLPEEFHELVEYGILASKKDPFDPMEKALVELGIIKLSNTEHLHDGWSMLQEYPLSRELLSLSHVYQSPADGRYIISAKGAPEAIADLCHVDEKTRETIAADTSRLAEEGLRVLGVAKALLTKSSLPENQHDFDFEFIGLVGLADPIRETVPPAIEECYKAGIRVVMITGDYPVTAQNIGMQIGLRNTDQIITGAELEAMDPAELKERIGTANIFARVVPEQKLLIVNALKEIGEVVAMTGDGVNDAPALKAAHIGVAMGERGTDVARESSAIVLLKDDFTSIVSAVRLGRRIFDNLKKAMAYIIGVHVPIAGISLIPVMMNWPIILFPVHIVFLELIIDPACTMIFEQEKEEDGIMSRPPRDPGDPLFGKKLIILSVLQGLFSLAAITFIYKAALFLGHGEAEARTLTFITLIVSNLSIIISNRSWSRNIFSIIATRNSAQTWVVLGAIVFLGIVISVPFLRNMFHFAPMHAVDILLALSAGLASIVWFEIVKLISSRKHVELLKD from the coding sequence ATGAATTATACTGAAAATGACATTAAAAACATCAAAGGCCTTTCCGAAGAGGAAGCAGCTGAAAGACTGAAAATCCACGGCTACAACGAACTGCCTTCGGCAAAAAAACGGAGTGTATTCAGGATCATTCTCGAAATATTCCGTGAACCCATGTTCCTGCTCCTCGTGGCCTGTGGTGCCATATACCTCGTTCTCGGTGATGTGGAGGAGGCCTTGATGCTCCTGGGATTTGTCTTTGTTGTCATGGGTATCACCATTTATCAGGAGAACAAAACTGAAAACGCCCTGGAGGCACTGAAAGACCTGTCGAGTCCCCGGGCCCTGGTAATACGGAACGGAATCGAAAAACGGATAGCCGGCCGCGAAGTTGTAGAAGGCGATATCATAATCGTCAGGGAGGGAGACCGTGTTCCTGCCGATTCCATTCTGTTGTGGGGTATAAACATCACAGCCGATGAATCGCTCCTGACGGGTGAATCAGTCCCGGTGAGAAAACACCCGTCCCCCGACGAGGAATGCGGAAGCATGCGGCCCGGCGGCGATGACCTGCCCTGCATCTTTTCCGGCAGCCTGGTGGTTCAGGGCCAGGGTGTCGCCAGGGTATTATCCACGGGCATCAACACGGAAATAGGCAAAATCGGAAAGGCCCTTCGCAGCATCGAGAGCGAAAAGACGGTACTGCAAAAAGAAACGGGAAAAATTGTAAAAACAGTATTTATTATCGCCGCCATTCTGTGCACCATAATAGTCACGGTTTACGGACTGACCAGGGGTGACTGGCTTCAGGGAATACTATCGGGCATTACACTGGCCATGGCCATGCTGCCCGAAGAGTTTCCCGTGGTATTGACAATTTTTCTCGCCATGGGTGCCTGGCGCATTTCCAAAAAAGAGGTACTGACACGAAGAATCGCCGCCGTTGAGACGCTGGGTTCCGCCACGGTTCTTTGCGTTGATAAAACCGGAACCCTGACCCAGAACCGCATGTCCATAAAAAAACTGCACTGCAAAGGTACGTTTCTCGATGTGCAGGAAAATATAAACATGCCGCTGCCTGAAGAATTTCATGAACTCGTGGAATACGGGATTCTGGCCAGTAAAAAAGATCCCTTCGATCCCATGGAAAAAGCCCTGGTGGAATTGGGCATCATCAAGCTGTCCAATACGGAGCACCTCCATGATGGATGGAGCATGCTCCAGGAATATCCCCTCTCCCGGGAGCTCCTTTCCCTGTCGCATGTATACCAATCTCCTGCCGACGGGCGGTATATTATTTCCGCGAAAGGGGCGCCGGAGGCAATCGCCGACCTCTGCCATGTCGATGAAAAGACCCGGGAGACTATCGCCGCCGATACTTCAAGGCTGGCCGAAGAAGGCCTCCGCGTCCTGGGCGTTGCAAAAGCCTTATTAACAAAATCATCCCTTCCTGAAAACCAGCATGATTTCGATTTCGAATTCATCGGCCTCGTTGGACTGGCCGATCCCATCCGTGAAACCGTACCGCCGGCCATCGAGGAATGCTACAAGGCAGGCATCAGGGTTGTCATGATAACGGGGGATTACCCGGTTACGGCCCAAAATATAGGGATGCAGATAGGTCTCAGAAATACGGACCAGATAATCACCGGCGCGGAACTGGAAGCCATGGATCCCGCCGAACTTAAGGAAAGAATCGGGACGGCGAATATCTTCGCCAGGGTTGTACCGGAGCAGAAGCTCCTCATCGTCAACGCGCTGAAAGAAATCGGCGAGGTGGTGGCCATGACCGGTGACGGTGTTAATGACGCGCCGGCCCTCAAGGCAGCTCATATCGGTGTGGCCATGGGAGAACGGGGAACCGACGTGGCACGGGAGTCATCGGCCATCGTTCTGCTTAAGGATGATTTCACGTCGATAGTTTCGGCCGTGCGGCTGGGCAGGCGGATTTTTGACAACCTGAAAAAAGCCATGGCCTACATCATCGGCGTTCATGTGCCCATTGCCGGCATATCGCTGATACCGGTGATGATGAACTGGCCCATCATCCTTTTCCCGGTTCATATTGTCTTTCTGGAACTGATCATTGATCCGGCATGCACCATGATCTTCGAGCAGGAGAAAGAGGAGGATGGGATAATGTCGAGGCCGCCCCGTGATCCCGGTGATCCTCTTTTCGGCAAAAAGCTGATAATTCTGAGCGTTCTGCAGGGATTGTTCTCCCTGGCTGCCATAACATTCATTTACAAAGCGGCACTGTTTCTCGGCCACGGAGAGGCCGAGGCGCGAACACTCACCTTCATCACGCTTATTGTTTCAAATCTTTCAATCATCATATCCAACCGGTCATGGTCCAGAAATATTTTTTCGATCATCGCAACACGCAACAGTGCCCAGACCTGGGTGGTCCTCGGCGCCATAGTGTTCCTTGGTATTGTCATCAGTGTTCCTTTTCTTCGCAATATGTTTCATTTCGCTCCCATGCATGCCGTGGACATTCTCCTTGCCCTGTCGGCCGGTCTGGCTTCCATCGTGTGGTTTGAGATAGTGAAACTTATTTCATCGCGAAAACATGTTGAACTGCTGAAGGATTGA
- a CDS encoding TetR/AcrR family transcriptional regulator: MSRISKDPEIRKNELVDAAEALFVAEGYENTSVSAIVKRIGVAQGTFYYYFKSKEDVLEAVIARVFDAAIAETASVINDTTLDAAKKLVRLIQIIFTLKDNREDFFRYIHEDRNALLHQKLAGKLLDLLSPILTSIIQQGLHEKSFSVEYPSETAELMLVIIGYLYDHPHEESEVSEKMICAVTGMLEKTLGIAAGKLKLNI, encoded by the coding sequence ATGTCACGGATAAGCAAAGATCCCGAAATACGGAAAAACGAACTCGTCGATGCGGCCGAGGCGCTTTTTGTCGCCGAGGGGTATGAGAATACATCGGTCAGCGCCATTGTAAAGCGAATCGGCGTAGCCCAGGGTACCTTCTACTATTACTTTAAATCAAAGGAGGATGTCCTTGAGGCCGTCATTGCCCGTGTCTTTGATGCTGCCATCGCAGAAACAGCATCGGTCATCAATGATACCACCCTCGACGCCGCGAAAAAACTGGTCCGCCTCATTCAGATAATATTCACATTAAAAGACAACCGTGAAGATTTCTTCAGATACATTCACGAAGATCGTAACGCCCTCCTCCATCAAAAACTGGCGGGAAAACTCCTGGACTTGCTTTCCCCCATCCTGACCAGCATTATACAACAGGGACTACACGAGAAATCCTTCAGTGTCGAATATCCATCCGAAACGGCGGAACTGATGCTGGTAATCATAGGATACCTCTACGATCATCCCCATGAAGAAAGTGAGGTTTCGGAAAAAATGATCTGTGCCGTCACCGGCATGCTGGAGAAAACCCTGGGAATTGCTGCGGGAAAATTGAAATTGAATATATAA